In the Candidatus Saccharimonas aalborgensis genome, one interval contains:
- a CDS encoding four helix bundle protein: MPKKPLSSSVQASLFGEVAAGPTDQLPKSAAAKPPKREKIAKIAESAQKAPTSTPSKAKKPSAVNKMRQRARKMPPVHYQTYYQATLLLNYTYTLIEKFPKHEKLGLMQAIRGRTEDVVELILEAASYYSRDHNREQLLRKADIRIKMIAVLVEYAYNKRYITDKNLTAWAGKLSNLDDAVVGWAMSLGKKEAAK; this comes from the coding sequence ATGCCTAAGAAACCACTTTCTTCAAGTGTGCAAGCGAGCCTTTTCGGCGAGGTGGCAGCTGGTCCCACAGACCAGCTGCCGAAATCCGCTGCGGCGAAGCCGCCAAAGCGTGAAAAAATAGCTAAAATAGCAGAAAGTGCCCAAAAAGCACCTACGTCAACTCCATCAAAAGCCAAGAAACCATCAGCTGTCAATAAAATGCGCCAGCGTGCCCGCAAGATGCCGCCCGTCCACTACCAAACCTACTACCAGGCGACGCTGCTACTCAACTATACCTACACCTTGATTGAGAAATTTCCGAAACACGAAAAGCTCGGCCTGATGCAAGCCATCCGTGGCCGCACCGAAGATGTGGTTGAGCTGATCCTTGAGGCCGCCAGCTACTACAGCCGTGACCATAATCGCGAGCAACTGCTCCGCAAAGCCGATATCCGCATCAAAATGATCGCCGTGCTAGTCGAATATGCCTACAACAAGCGCTATATCACCGACAAAAACCTGACAGCCTGGGCAGGCAAGCTCTCCAATCTTGATGACGCGGTGGTAGGGTGGGCGATGAGTTTAGGGAAGAAAGAGGCAGCAAAATGA